One segment of Strix aluco isolate bStrAlu1 chromosome 17, bStrAlu1.hap1, whole genome shotgun sequence DNA contains the following:
- the CD40 gene encoding tumor necrosis factor receptor superfamily member 5 isoform X2, with protein sequence MKRLGVLGLLGAVLLGCWEPSGAARCSEKQYEHKGGCCNRCQPGEKLVSECNGTENSVCTRCESGHYQQSWTRERHCTPHDICEENAGLIVKTQGNATHNTACQCQAGTHCSDSSCQTCVENQPCQRGFGFVAAKAVARMSSPCEPCAEGTFSNVSSKTEPCHPWTSCKEKGLVVKVEGTNTSDVICESGGRSSLSVLIPITAVVVTCLVGICIYCLVHTDPRRRVKKQVEAGEPQELPGARQPTETEDGVFPVQETLLGGQPVAQEDGKESRISEQERL encoded by the exons ATGAAGCGGCTCGGGGTGTTGGGGCTCCTCGGCGCGGTGCTGCTGGGC TGCTGGGAGCCCAGTGGTGCTGCCAGATGCTCTGAGAAGCAGTATGAACACAAGGGCGGGTGCTGCAACCGGTGTCAGCCAG GGGAAAAGCTGGTCTCCGAATGCAATGGCACAGAGAACTCTGTCTGCACCCGCTGCGAGAGCGGACACTACCAGCAGAGCTGGACCAGGGAGAGGCACTGCACCCCCCACGATATCTGTGAAGAGA ACGCCGGCCTCATCGTGAAGACACAAGGAAACGCGACGCACAACACGGCGTGCCAGTGCCAGGCCGGCACGCACTGCTCCGACTCCAGCTGCCAGACCTGTGTGGAGAACCAGCCCTGCCAGCGCGGCTTTGGCTTTGTGGCAG ccaaGGCTGTGGCCCGGATGTCATCCCCCTGCGAGCCCTGTGCAGAAGGCACCTTCTCCAATGTCTCTTCTAAAACCGAGCCGTGCCATCCCTGGACGAG CTGCAAGGAAAAGGGGCTGGTGGTGAAGGTGGAAGGGACGAACACCTCAGATGTGATCTGCG AGTCGGGCGGGCGCTCTTCGCTGTCGGTGCTGATCCCCATCACAGCCGTGGTTGTCACTTGCCTTGTGGGCATCTGCATTTACTGCCTGGTCCACACAG ATCCCAGGCGGCGGGTGAAGAAGCAG GTGGAGGCCGGGGAGCCTCAGGAGCTCCCAGGGGCCCGTCAGCCCACGGAGACAGAGGATGGAGTCTTCCCTGTGCAGGAGACCCTGCTCGGGGGCCAGCCCGTGGCCCAGGAGGACGGCAAGGAGAGCCGAATCTCGGAGCAGGAGCGGCTGTGA
- the CD40 gene encoding tumor necrosis factor receptor superfamily member 5 isoform X1, whose protein sequence is MVFASSCCHCQIVSQSLESGRERLPLFPCPSTWQPSHTSPHAACAALAARAASGYRAAGCSGPGIHSHQCWHRAAAGRGESPLAPSSSASVAGEKLVSECNGTENSVCTRCESGHYQQSWTRERHCTPHDICEENAGLIVKTQGNATHNTACQCQAGTHCSDSSCQTCVENQPCQRGFGFVAAKAVARMSSPCEPCAEGTFSNVSSKTEPCHPWTSCKEKGLVVKVEGTNTSDVICESGGRSSLSVLIPITAVVVTCLVGICIYCLVHTDPRRRVKKQVEAGEPQELPGARQPTETEDGVFPVQETLLGGQPVAQEDGKESRISEQERL, encoded by the exons ATGGTATTTGCCAGCTCCTGCTGTCACTGCCAGATCGTTTCCCAGTCCTTGGAGAGCGGGAGGGAGCGGCTGCCCCTGtttccctgccccagcacctggCAGCCCTCCCACACCTCGCCCCACGCAGCGTGCGCAGCCCTGGCCGCCAGAGCTGCATCAGGCTACCGAGCAGCAGGCTGCAGTGGCCCTGGCATCCACAGTCACcagtgctggcacagagctgctgccggGAGAGGGGAGAGCCCCCTTGCTCCCTCCTCATCGGCCTCTGTTGCAGGGGAAAAGCTGGTCTCCGAATGCAATGGCACAGAGAACTCTGTCTGCACCCGCTGCGAGAGCGGACACTACCAGCAGAGCTGGACCAGGGAGAGGCACTGCACCCCCCACGATATCTGTGAAGAGA ACGCCGGCCTCATCGTGAAGACACAAGGAAACGCGACGCACAACACGGCGTGCCAGTGCCAGGCCGGCACGCACTGCTCCGACTCCAGCTGCCAGACCTGTGTGGAGAACCAGCCCTGCCAGCGCGGCTTTGGCTTTGTGGCAG ccaaGGCTGTGGCCCGGATGTCATCCCCCTGCGAGCCCTGTGCAGAAGGCACCTTCTCCAATGTCTCTTCTAAAACCGAGCCGTGCCATCCCTGGACGAG CTGCAAGGAAAAGGGGCTGGTGGTGAAGGTGGAAGGGACGAACACCTCAGATGTGATCTGCG AGTCGGGCGGGCGCTCTTCGCTGTCGGTGCTGATCCCCATCACAGCCGTGGTTGTCACTTGCCTTGTGGGCATCTGCATTTACTGCCTGGTCCACACAG ATCCCAGGCGGCGGGTGAAGAAGCAG GTGGAGGCCGGGGAGCCTCAGGAGCTCCCAGGGGCCCGTCAGCCCACGGAGACAGAGGATGGAGTCTTCCCTGTGCAGGAGACCCTGCTCGGGGGCCAGCCCGTGGCCCAGGAGGACGGCAAGGAGAGCCGAATCTCGGAGCAGGAGCGGCTGTGA